In Desulfobacterales bacterium, the genomic stretch TTTTTAAATCAACAATCAACAATCGTTTGGGTTATTGAAGTTTGATGCTTGATATCAGGAATTTTTTTTAAACAAGGGAGAATAACATGAACACCCGCACCCCCCTTATCGCCGGAAACTGGAAAATGTTTAAAACCTGTTCAGAGGCGGTCGATACCGCTGCCGCCCTGGCAAAAAAAGTGGCAGATGTCAGCGGCCGGGATGTGATGATCGCCCCGCCATATACGGCGCTCCATCCGGTGTCCGAAGTTCTGACGGGCAGCCGTATTTCTCTGGGTGCCCAGAATCTGTTTTGGGAAAAAGAGGGGGCCTATACCGGTGAAATCTCGGCCGCCATGCTAACGTCGGCTGGATGCCGGTACGTTATCATCGGCCATTCCGAAAGACGCCAGTTCTTTAATGAAACAGATGAGACGGTCAACCAGCGGATTCAGGCGGCGTTGAAGGGGGCGTTGACGCCGGTTTTTTGCGTGGGCGAATCCAGACAGGAGCGCGACAGCGGAAAGACATTTTCTGTGCTTGACAAACAGGTTAAAAACGGGTTAAAAAACTTTTTTGCCAAAGATCTGGGAAAACTGGTCATCGCCTATGAACCGGTATGGGCTATCGGCACCGGCAAAACGGCAACCAGTCCCCAGGTCCAGAAAGTACATGAATTCTTACGTTCGCTCCTTAAAGAGAGCCTGGGTCAGGAGCTGGCTGATTCCATCCG encodes the following:
- the tpiA gene encoding triose-phosphate isomerase, which codes for MNTRTPLIAGNWKMFKTCSEAVDTAAALAKKVADVSGRDVMIAPPYTALHPVSEVLTGSRISLGAQNLFWEKEGAYTGEISAAMLTSAGCRYVIIGHSERRQFFNETDETVNQRIQAALKGALTPVFCVGESRQERDSGKTFSVLDKQVKNGLKNFFAKDLGKLVIAYEPVWAIGTGKTATSPQVQKVHEFLRSLLKESLGQELADSIRILYGGSVKPDNIAELMGMPDVDGALVGGASLNADTFSAIVHY